The sequence below is a genomic window from Nostoc flagelliforme CCNUN1.
CACTCAAGGTCAATCAACACCAGTTTTTGCATTAGCCTATTTGCTGGGTATTAAGTTAATGCCTCGCATTAGAAACTGGAAAGATTTAAATTTCTTTCGTCCTGATAAAGAAACAATTTATAAGCATATAGATTTACTTTTTAAAGATCCTATCAATTGGGGTTTAATAAAAACTCATTGGCAAGACCTTTTACAGGTTGTGCTATCAATTCAAGCCGGAAAAGTTTCTTCGCCAGTTTTATTACGAAAGTTAGGTAACTATAGCCATAAAAATCGGCTTTACCAAGCTTTTCAAGAATTGGGACGAGTAGTAAGAACAGTATTCTTATTGGAGTATATCTCTGATATTAAGTTAAGACAGCAGATTACTGCTGCGACAAATAAAGTTGAAGCTTATCATGGTTTTTCTAAATGGTTTTTCTTTGGAGGATTTGGAATAATTGGTTATAATTCTCCAGAAGAACAAGAGAAAATTATTAAATATAATGATTTGATTGCTAATGCGGTAATCTTTCACAATGTGGTTGATTTAACAAATATTCTGCGTGATTTGAAGCGTGAAGGCTATTTAATCATGCGTGAAGATGTGACCGCTTTAAGTCCTTACATGAATAGTCATATTAAACGATTTGGTGACTATTCGATTGACTTGGATACTTTACCGCAGACATTGGATGAGGTGGCAGCGTTCGTTTTCGTGTAACTGACTGCTGTAAGAAGAATTCTTTACAAAACTTTACAACGTGTCCCTTTTTACATGTACTTCGTCATGACCCCGTTAAGTCATGAAACAACGAAGCAGCAGGAGTTTCAGACTATAGTATATTCTCAATAACTTAAGATTAGTGACAATAAATCACGAGAGAATAGGGCTTTGAGCTAGGGGTATAGTAAGCGATCGCTCAATCAAGGAGATAACGGGAAAAGTCAGATTAATTACGCTTGCTTTAGCACGAGCAGAAAAAAAGGATAGCCACCAGATTCCCAACGCATAGTAATATCAACGACAAAGCTTCGTGATGGGAAATACTGGTGGCTATGCCGAAATTTAATTACAATCAATTAATAACGCAATTCCAAGATTTTCGACAAAAAATTTACAACTGTTTTGAATCGTGCAGTGATGCCTGTATGAATTTGTTGGATGCGCTTGCGGGTAATACAGGAGCCAATTCAATTGCTGAGTTATCTTTAAATCCTTTGTTTCCTAGAAGCTATAACTCTATTTATAAAGCAATATCTGAATCATTTAATACAACTAGTCAGGATACGAGCAATAAAGTTGAAGAAGCAGAAGAAGAAAAAGATAACTTAATTAGGGTAATATCTGAGTTAATTGACCAACCACAAAAACGCCCTTTTTACTTATTCGCAACTGATACAACACCACATCCGCGTCCTTACGCTAAAACTTTAGCTGAACGTGGGTATATTTATCAGCCGAATACAATAAAAGGTAACAAACCTATTAATATTGGTCATTCTTATTCGATACTTTCTATCTTACCAGAGAAAAAAAATGCTAATGCTGCACCTTGGTCAATACCAATATCAGGAGAAAGGGTATCCCTTGATAAAAGTAGCGTTGAAGTAGGAAGCGAACAGATTCAAGCACTAATGTGCGATTCATCACTTCATTGGCATGAAAAATTGTGCGTATTAGTAGCAGATAGTGCTTATAGCCAACGTTCATTTCTCTTTGAGCAGTCCAAACACCAAAATTTGGTAATCGTCGCTAGATGCCGTAGTAATCGAATTTTCTACCAATCTCCACCCGTTGAGGAGTCAAAGAAAAAACGTGGCTGTCCAAAAAAATACGGTGAGCGGTTTGATTTGGCTGATGCTGAAACTTGGCATCTTCCGGACGAGACAACACAAACACAGCAGACAACTCGTAAGGGTCGCCTTTTAAACATTACTATCCTTGCTTGGCATCAAATGTTGATGAGGGGAACTAAGGAGCAAAAAATGTACCGTCATCCCTTCACCCTTATTAGGGTTCATGTAACTGATAATACTGGTAATTCTGTTTGGAAACCCATGTGGTTAATTGTCATCGGCAACCAACGTCAACAAATCTCAGCTACTGTTGCTTACCAAAGTTTCAGACAGAGGTTTGATATTGAACACATGTTCCGTTTCTGCAAACAACATTTGTTGATGACGGAGTTTCAAACTCCAGATGTCAAACACGAGGAAAATTGGATACGCTTAGTAATGCTCGCTTACGCACAACTCTGGGCGTCAAAAGATTTAGCAACACACTTACCTAGACCCTGGGAGCGTTATTTAAAACCTGAAAGTGATACAATCATGACTCCCAGTGCCGTACAACGCGATTTTCAAAGAATTATTTCCGAGATTGGTACACCCGCCCGTTCTCCCAAAACCCGAGGAAATTCAATCGGTCGAGTTCAAGGTCAGGCTCAAACGCAACGAACTAAGCATCCTATTGTCAAGAAGCAGTCAAAACCAACACCTGATAAACAAAAAGCCGCGTAAATTTTCTTAGGCTTTAGGCGTTTAACGCAGTTTGACTCAGTTTGAAAAATAGCTGGGGTAATTTATGATGCCTAGATTTTTTGTTCGCCAAAAACTTACGCGAACAGTTCTTTTTGTCCAAAGTCCAATTAATTAGACTTTCTCAAAACAAACAAAAAAGTCTTCATTAGCATTCGTTGGGTCTGCAACATACAGCTTGTTTTTGTTAGGATTTTGTTCTTCTCTACCGTTTTCTACATTTTCAAACACGGCTGGATCATTTCCATTTGCAATGTTTTCCGCGATTTTCACAGAGATACCATCTGGAAGAGTAATCTTTATTCTCTCCTCTCCAAGAACCTGAGGTTGTATAGTTGAAAAATCCTCACTTGAGCGACTTGTTTGACCTTGTTGAGGTTGAGGTTCACTTTTAACGCAAAGCATAACCTTTATATCATTATCACCATCTTTTTTGGCATGAAACACACCATCTTCGGTTAGTATAACCGGAGGGTTGCCAAGTCCTTCTTTCAATTTTGTGTAAGTTTCTTCAAGTTCACCCCCCCAACAGTCTTCTATACCTACAATAATCACTTTGCGGTTATCTTTTACTAAATTAAGAACATTTGGTATATCCTGCGGATCTGCTCCAAATACCTCATCTTGTTCATTTAGAATAGCCATATGAATACCAATCAAGTTATTGTCTGGAAGTATAGCTACTATTCCAAGACATGAGGTAAAGGCTGTAAAACCTATTACATCGGGATTAATCCCATGTTCGCGTTCTTTTATTTCACGATAATTCTCAGTTTTTGGAAATGTGAAAACCATGTTGTTTACTCCGTTATTTAATCGAACAGAAAGATATTAAGGTCTTAATATCATTCTAAATTATTTATTGCCATAATGCTGTAAGTAAGATAATTGCACCTAAAAGCAGAAGCAGAGGTAGAAGTTCCGTCAACAGATACGAGTGCATACTGCCAAGCTCTTGTCTTGATTGCCAGAAAAATTATTGGAGAAACTTTTCAATGACTCGGCACAAAGTCTAGAGGAAAAAGTGACCCAAGAAAAATTATGCTGTGGTCGGAATGTAAAAGTAATAGATGGCTCAACTGTATCCATGCCTGACACACAAGAAAACCAAAAAGAATATCCTCAACACAGTAGTCAAAAAGAGGGGTGTGGGTTCCCAATTGCTAAAATTGGTGTGATATTCAGTTTAGTGACGGGAGCCGCCGTTGCTTTGTGCATCGATGTTATGAACACTCATGATATCAAATTAGCCAGGAGGTTATACAGTTTCCTCAAACCAAATGATGTACTTTTAGGGGATAGAGCTTTTTGCGCTTACGCTGATATGTTTGCTATTACCAAACTTGGTTGTGATGCGGTATTTCGTAAGCATCAATCTCGCACAACAACCTAGCGTTAAGGGAAAATTGTGGTTCTTCATTACTTGTTATGCTAAAAACGCTTATAAAATAGCTCGGATTCCTTACTGGGCAAGAAAGATAGCTTTTAACCTGTGATTTTGAGCCTTTGGAATAAAATTAAGGCTAGAACTGCCCAAAAGCCTTGCTATTAAAGGTAAATTCCGAATTTTCCCTTAAAGTTCAGCATAACATCTACGGAAGAGCCAAAATTGTTGGCGATTGCGACAAGCTTGTTACTTGGTATAAGCCTAAAAGATGCCCACAAGGATTGAGCTTGGATGAATTTGATGCTCTACCTTCTGCCATAACTGTGCGGGAAATTTACTACTACATTGTTATTCCTGGTTTTCGCACTCAACGAGTCAGCTTAATTACTACTCTTTTAGATATAGCAAGTTATCCTACTCTCGAAATTGTTGGACTTTACGGTAAACGTTGGGATGTTGAATTGGATTTGAGACATCTAAAAACTACCTTGGGCATGGATATTCTGCGATTATTACACCCTCGATGATCCGCAAAGAAATTTACGTTTTTTTACTGGCTTATAATCTACTTCGTAGTTTAATGTGGTCGGCTGGAACTACTTATACCACTCCTCCCTTACGCTTATCTTTGCAAGGCACTCGGCATCATTTAATTAACTTTCTTCCCAAATTATTAGCTGCTCATTCAACAAAACGTCTTCAAATTTAATTCTTGACCTGTTCTGAAGCGATCGCATCGCACTAACTCCAGGAAAATTTTCCTGGAGGTTCCACCCTATTTTCAACCCCATGAATATCCAAACTAACTTATTCACCTCGTCCACAGGTGACGAGGATTTACTTGAGAATGTAGCACCGCCCAAAAAGCCAGTCACTCAGTCCGATTTGCAACTATCAGCCCGATTCCGAGAAATGGCAGAAGCATTGCAAGTATCCATTGACGAAAAAAGCAATCCTGCCGTTCTCAGTGGGAGCATAACAGCCAGGAAGCTAAGAATAGGGAAGGTTATAGAACAAGATGGCGAATATCTAGGGCAAATTCAGCGATGCCTCCTGGCGATGTCTGCCGCCCTTGAGGACGGAACGATACCTTTACCCCTGACACGGGTTAAAACCCGTGCCTTGGTTGAGCAAATCTACTGCAAAGAAACGACACCCGAATCTCGCCTAGTTGCGGCGGGACTGGGCAACAAAGCAAAATTCCAAGAAGCCCGCGCCGCTCTATTAGAACTGCTGGAAAAGTATCCGATAGTCGTTGACCCTGAAAAGGAGAGACAGCGCGAACTACGGCGGTTGCAGCAGTGGGTAGCCGTCGCCAATATCCCCGGCTACTTTCCGACCCCTCCTGAAGTGGTTAAACGGATAATCAAAGCGCTTGACCTCACGCCGGGGATGACCGTTTTAGAGCCTTCAGCAGGCTCAGGACATATCGCTCAAGCTTTATTCGACCTCGGTTGCGAGGTTGATTGTGTAGAGCTTGATGATGGTTTAGTCAAGCTATTAACCCTCAAGGGATTCAAAGTCTACCATCAAGACTTTTTGACTTACCGAGGAACGTACTCTCGCATTGCAATGAATCCTGATTTTAGAAGTAATGGGGACATAAGCCATATCCGCCATGCTTATGACAATTGTCTAGACGATGGCGGCATTTTAGTGTCGGTCTGTTCGAGTGGTGCTTTTTTCCGCTCAACAAGAACTGAAACTATGTTCCGTGATTGGGTTGATCGTATTGGTGGTGTTGTTAAAACATTGCCGAAAGATGCCTTTAGAAAGGGCGATCGCCCTGTGGGTGTCTCGACAGAATTAGTAACTCTAAGAAAATGACAGACGAAACTACAAACCAACCTGAATCAAATGATGAGGCGTTGGTCAAATCTTACGAATTTGCGAATTGCCCAATAGCTTTTAATCTGCATATCTTGCCCGATGATAACTCGTCTGAAGGGCGGCGGATTTTAGCAGGTATTCGCAATCACCAAGATAATCCAATCATTAAAAGTTGTCGCTCTGAAGATTTTACTTGTGGTGTTATTCAGCAATTGTTTAACGAATTGCTGCAAGAACTGAAATTAGAGCTACCAACTCGTCTAGCTGCGGCAATTGAGAGGAAACGTGTTACCGATTTACAAACTGCTTTGGACAAGGAATCTGGGGCTAAACCAGAAGAAGCAAGTGCCAAGAATAAACAGAAGAAATCGAAAACTAAAACAATATTGCCAGCCCTGGAAGTAAGACCCGAAGAAAGCTCTGCACCAGCAGAAGTAGAACAAACCAAGCTCAACCTTTTTGGATAAAAACAAATGGCAATTGTCAAACTTGATGGACAAGAGCTACAAAATTAGATGCGCTTACCCTGCCCATCGATTGAGCTTGAGTCTGGGATTAGATATTGCTGCTATAAACAAACCTTTTGATGTAAATATGATTAATTTAGGGAAAAGTGGAGGGTTGAGTTTGTCCGTCGTCATCGGCTGTGTTGACAATCCACAAGCTAGAATTAGTCTCGCCAAATCGCTAGAACTAAACAGCCCAGGAATGGCGCATCGTGTATTATGGCTTGATGGAGGCAATCACGAAAAGTCGGGGCAAGTATTGCTAGGTAATATGTCAGGCGACGAAGATTTACACAATTATGCCTTTCCGGAGAAATCAGGTTTTTGTGTGGGACTGCC
It includes:
- a CDS encoding NF041680 family putative transposase, which produces MPKFNYNQLITQFQDFRQKIYNCFESCSDACMNLLDALAGNTGANSIAELSLNPLFPRSYNSIYKAISESFNTTSQDTSNKVEEAEEEKDNLIRVISELIDQPQKRPFYLFATDTTPHPRPYAKTLAERGYIYQPNTIKGNKPINIGHSYSILSILPEKKNANAAPWSIPISGERVSLDKSSVEVGSEQIQALMCDSSLHWHEKLCVLVADSAYSQRSFLFEQSKHQNLVIVARCRSNRIFYQSPPVEESKKKRGCPKKYGERFDLADAETWHLPDETTQTQQTTRKGRLLNITILAWHQMLMRGTKEQKMYRHPFTLIRVHVTDNTGNSVWKPMWLIVIGNQRQQISATVAYQSFRQRFDIEHMFRFCKQHLLMTEFQTPDVKHEENWIRLVMLAYAQLWASKDLATHLPRPWERYLKPESDTIMTPSAVQRDFQRIISEIGTPARSPKTRGNSIGRVQGQAQTQRTKHPIVKKQSKPTPDKQKAA
- a CDS encoding transposase; the protein is MTQEKLCCGRNVKVIDGSTVSMPDTQENQKEYPQHSSQKEGCGFPIAKIGVIFSLVTGAAVALCIDVMNTHDIKLARRLYSFLKPNDVLLGDRAFCAYADMFAITKLGCDAVFRKHQSRTTT
- a CDS encoding rRNA adenine N-6-methyltransferase family protein encodes the protein MNIQTNLFTSSTGDEDLLENVAPPKKPVTQSDLQLSARFREMAEALQVSIDEKSNPAVLSGSITARKLRIGKVIEQDGEYLGQIQRCLLAMSAALEDGTIPLPLTRVKTRALVEQIYCKETTPESRLVAAGLGNKAKFQEARAALLELLEKYPIVVDPEKERQRELRRLQQWVAVANIPGYFPTPPEVVKRIIKALDLTPGMTVLEPSAGSGHIAQALFDLGCEVDCVELDDGLVKLLTLKGFKVYHQDFLTYRGTYSRIAMNPDFRSNGDISHIRHAYDNCLDDGGILVSVCSSGAFFRSTRTETMFRDWVDRIGGVVKTLPKDAFRKGDRPVGVSTELVTLRK
- a CDS encoding ubiquitin-activating E1 family protein produces the protein MDKSYKIRCAYPAHRLSLSLGLDIAAINKPFDVNMINLGKSGGLSLSVVIGCVDNPQARISLAKSLELNSPGMAHRVLWLDGGNHEKSGQVLLGNMSGDEDLHNYAFPEKSGFCVGLPSPALIHPELLFNEQKPLSQNLSCAEQINAQSLSINLRVAAEINDYLRGIAFGGLRKFATYFDLQTGSSRSIYITKANILKSVYS